From the genome of Bacteroidales bacterium:
CAAAAAAAGAAATAACAGATAAGCAAATACAATTTTACAATTTTGAATTACCTGAAAATTTTCTTAATAAATCTTGGGACAAACTCTATTTTGAAATAAAATCAAAACTGCATCCTGATAAAACGAATTACATTTTTCTTGATGAAATTCAGAATATTCCCGATTTTGAGAAATTAGTTGATGGACTTTATGCCACAGAGAATACAGATATTTATATTACAGGTTCTAACGCAAATTTATTATCAAGTGAATTAGCTACTTTGTTGAGTGGAAGATATATTGAAATTTCAATATTACCTTTTTCATTTTCTGAATATCTACAAGGCAGAAAAATAGACACAAGCAATAAGTATTTAAACTATGAAGCCTTGTTTTATGATTATGTAAATGAAACATCTTTACCCAAAGGAATTGATTTGCGAGAAGAAGGATATGATAAAATATACGAATATTTGAATGCTTTATATGTGACAATTATTGAAAAAGACATAACCCAACGACATAAAATTTATGATAAAAGAGCATTTAGTAATCTTGTTAAATTTTTGGCAAGTAATATTGGAAATCAAGTTTCTCCAAGCAGCATCTCAAAAGCATTAAAGGCAGATAATCAAAATATTCATCATAGCACTATTGAAAAATTTATTGAATATCTTATCGAAAGCTTTGTGTTTTACAAAGTTAATCGTTTTGATATAAAAGGCAAAAAACAACTTGCTACTTTGGAAAAGTATTATGTTGTAGATGTTGGATTACTAAATGTATTAGTTGGTAGAGAAAGAACAGCCGACAGAGGTCATATTCTTGAAAACATTGTATATCTTGAATTACAAAGAAGAGGTTATAAAATATGGACGGGTAGATTGCGTAATGCAGAAGTAGATTTTACGGTAAAAAATCGTGATGGAGAAATTGAATATTATCAAGTTTCTTGGGATATATTAAATGATGAAACTCAAAAAAGAGAATTTACACCATTGGAAACAATAAAAGATAATTACCCAAAATTTTTACTAACAACAGATGCTTTTACTCAAAATAGATATGGAATAATTCATAAGAATGTATTTGAATGGTTATTAGAAAAATAACTAAAAATAAAAAGAGCGACCGCACAATAAATAGCCTTCATTCGGCTTGAAGAGCCCTTGCTCGGTTTAATCTCTATATTAAGCTTAGCTTGGACCATTCCAAGTACTTTTTATTTTAAAAAAAATTGAAGTTTTTGCGTGAACTCACGTTGTGGGCAAACTTGAGAAGACTACAGCAGAAATTAGGAAATAAAAAGAAAAACCGTTTTACTGATACACAAGTTCAAAAACTAAAATTTAGGTTTTAAACACCACTCTTCGTTGATGTTTATTCGTAAATTCGCAAAGGAATAATAAAAAAAAGACATATCAGCATTACAAGACAAATTTGAAAATAAAAATATGAGTAAGGAAAAAATATCCATACGTTTTTTTGACGACCGAGAAGTACGTACTGTTTGGGACGAAAAGAACTCCAAGTGGTGGTTCTCGGTGTTGGATATTGTTGCTGTGCTTACCGACCAAAATGATTATACTAAAACCCGCAACTATTGGAAATACCTTAAAGCCAAGTTGAAGAA
Proteins encoded in this window:
- a CDS encoding ATP-binding protein, translating into MIEKIRRRYYLDKLLSYKDKDIIKVVTGLRRSGKSTLLQMFRDDLSKKEITDKQIQFYNFELPENFLNKSWDKLYFEIKSKLHPDKTNYIFLDEIQNIPDFEKLVDGLYATENTDIYITGSNANLLSSELATLLSGRYIEISILPFSFSEYLQGRKIDTSNKYLNYEALFYDYVNETSLPKGIDLREEGYDKIYEYLNALYVTIIEKDITQRHKIYDKRAFSNLVKFLASNIGNQVSPSSISKALKADNQNIHHSTIEKFIEYLIESFVFYKVNRFDIKGKKQLATLEKYYVVDVGLLNVLVGRERTADRGHILENIVYLELQRRGYKIWTGRLRNAEVDFTVKNRDGEIEYYQVSWDILNDETQKREFTPLETIKDNYPKFLLTTDAFTQNRYGIIHKNVFEWLLEK